The following proteins come from a genomic window of Corallococcus sp. NCRR:
- a CDS encoding phosphoglycerate kinase: MIRYIDDLQLTGKRVFIRVDFNVPLEGRRVTDDTRIREALPTIRRALEMGGKVILASHLGRPKGADPKLSTVLVAEKLAELLGGKHEVIHADDCVGDNVKKQVNDLKAGQVLLLENLRFHKEEEANDEAFARELAALADVYVNDAFGTAHRAHASTAGMVPFVKEKAAGFLMRKEIEYLGDKVLRNPQKPFVAILGGSKVSDKIKVIESLLPKVDALLVGGAMAYTFLKAQGIEVGKSRVEEGDKLALAAKLLDTAKRLKTPLVLPIDHIVCADPDGKGPVRETPDQVVPADMMGLDIGPKTRAMYTQRIRDAKTVIWNGPMGRFEVDKFAEGTRSVAAAMSINKDAVTVIGGGDSAAAVEQMGYADKMSHVSTGGGASLEFLEGQPLPGIKALETK; this comes from the coding sequence ATGATCCGCTACATCGATGACCTGCAGTTGACCGGCAAGCGCGTCTTCATCCGCGTGGACTTCAACGTCCCGCTGGAGGGGCGCCGCGTCACCGACGACACCCGCATCCGTGAGGCGCTGCCCACCATCCGGCGCGCGCTGGAGATGGGCGGCAAGGTCATCCTGGCGTCCCACCTCGGCCGGCCCAAGGGGGCGGACCCCAAGCTGTCCACCGTGCTCGTCGCGGAGAAGCTGGCGGAGCTGCTGGGCGGCAAGCACGAGGTCATCCACGCGGACGACTGCGTGGGTGACAACGTGAAGAAGCAGGTGAACGACCTGAAGGCGGGGCAGGTACTCCTCTTGGAGAACCTGCGCTTCCACAAGGAGGAGGAGGCGAACGACGAGGCCTTCGCGCGCGAGCTGGCGGCGCTGGCGGACGTCTACGTCAACGACGCGTTCGGCACGGCGCACCGCGCGCACGCGTCCACGGCCGGCATGGTGCCCTTCGTGAAGGAGAAGGCCGCCGGCTTCCTGATGCGCAAGGAGATCGAGTACCTGGGCGACAAGGTCCTGCGCAATCCGCAGAAGCCCTTCGTGGCCATCCTGGGCGGCTCCAAGGTGAGCGACAAGATCAAGGTCATTGAAAGCCTGCTGCCCAAGGTGGACGCGCTGCTCGTGGGCGGCGCCATGGCGTACACCTTCCTGAAGGCGCAGGGCATCGAAGTGGGCAAGAGCCGGGTGGAGGAGGGCGACAAGCTGGCGCTGGCGGCGAAGCTGCTGGACACGGCCAAGCGCCTGAAGACGCCGCTGGTGCTGCCCATCGACCACATCGTCTGCGCGGATCCGGACGGCAAGGGCCCGGTGCGGGAGACGCCGGATCAGGTGGTGCCGGCGGACATGATGGGCCTGGACATCGGGCCCAAGACGCGCGCGATGTACACGCAGCGCATCCGCGACGCGAAGACGGTCATCTGGAACGGACCCATGGGCCGCTTCGAGGTCGACAAGTTCGCGGAGGGCACGCGCTCGGTGGCCGCGGCGATGTCCATCAACAAGGACGCCGTCACGGTGATTGGCGGCGGTGACAGCGCGGCGGCGGTGGAGCAGATGGGCTACGCGGACAAGATGAGCCACGTGTCCACGGGTGGCGGCGCGTCGCTGGAGTTCCTGGAAGGCCAGCCGCTGCCGGGCATCAAGGCGCTGGAGACGAAGTAG
- the gap gene encoding type I glyceraldehyde-3-phosphate dehydrogenase, with protein sequence MAIKLAINGFGRIGRCILRAALSRKEDLEIVAINDLDKPSALAHLFKYDSVHRTWPGEVSHTDKGIVVNGKEIAVTAEKDPSVLPWKSMNVDVVLECTGRFTARDAAAKHLAAGAKKVIISAPAKGPDMTLAYGINHHEYDPAKHHIISNASCTTNCLAPIAKVLVDNFGVEKGLMTTVHSYTNDQRILDLTHDDMRRARAAALSMIPTSTGAAKAIGEVIPSLKGKMHGISVRVPTPNVSLVDLTVNTTKKVTPEEVIKAMKDAANGALKGVLEFSDAQTVSVDYNGNPHSAIFDATNCFVMGDNMLKVMAWYDNEWGFSNRMVDTAKFLVSKGVA encoded by the coding sequence ATGGCCATCAAGCTCGCCATCAACGGCTTCGGTCGTATCGGTCGCTGCATCCTGCGCGCCGCGCTCAGCCGCAAGGAAGACCTCGAGATCGTCGCCATCAACGACCTCGACAAGCCGTCGGCGCTGGCCCACCTGTTCAAGTACGACTCGGTGCACCGCACGTGGCCGGGCGAGGTCTCGCACACGGACAAGGGCATCGTCGTGAACGGCAAGGAGATCGCCGTCACCGCGGAGAAGGACCCCTCCGTGCTGCCGTGGAAGAGCATGAACGTGGACGTGGTGCTGGAGTGCACCGGCCGCTTCACCGCGCGCGACGCCGCCGCCAAGCACCTGGCCGCGGGCGCCAAGAAGGTCATCATCTCCGCGCCGGCCAAGGGCCCGGACATGACCCTCGCGTACGGCATCAACCACCACGAGTACGACCCGGCCAAGCACCACATCATCTCCAACGCCTCGTGCACCACCAACTGCCTGGCGCCCATCGCCAAGGTGCTGGTGGACAACTTCGGCGTCGAGAAGGGCCTGATGACCACGGTGCACAGCTACACCAACGACCAGCGCATCCTGGACCTCACCCACGACGACATGCGCCGCGCCCGCGCCGCCGCGCTCTCCATGATCCCCACCAGCACTGGCGCCGCGAAGGCCATCGGTGAGGTCATCCCGTCGCTCAAGGGCAAGATGCACGGCATCTCCGTGCGCGTCCCCACCCCGAACGTGTCCCTGGTGGACCTGACGGTGAACACCACCAAGAAGGTCACGCCTGAAGAGGTCATCAAGGCGATGAAGGACGCCGCCAACGGCGCGCTCAAGGGCGTGCTCGAGTTCAGCGACGCGCAGACCGTGTCGGTGGACTACAACGGCAACCCGCACTCGGCCATCTTCGACGCGACCAACTGCTTCGTGATGGGCGACAACATGCTCAAGGTCATGGCCTGGTACGACAACGAGTGGGGCTTCTCCAACCGCATGGTCGACACGGCGAAGTTCCTCGTGTCCAAGGGCGTGGCGTAG